From Parus major isolate Abel chromosome 1A, Parus_major1.1, whole genome shotgun sequence, the proteins below share one genomic window:
- the MGP gene encoding matrix Gla protein has protein sequence MRTLVILTLLAVLVMAATCYESHESMESHEYLNPFLNRRRASDFIQADTRLRAITQERIRERSKAPQEHQRELCEDYYPCEMYAFRHGYAAAYKHYFGRRRTK, from the exons ATGCGCACTCTCGTCATCCTCACGCTCCTGGCTGTCTTGGTGATGGCTGCCACTTGCTACG aGTCCCATGAGAGCATGGAGTCCCATGAGTATCTCA ATCCCTTCCTCAACAGGCGAAGGGCCAGTGACTTCATACAGGCTGACACAAGACTAAGAGCCATCACTCAGGAGAG GATCAGGGAGCGTAGTAAGGCGCCCCAGGAGCATCAGAGGGAGCTCTGCGAGGACTACTACCCTTGTGAAATGTACGCTTTTCGCCACGGCTACGCTGCTGCTTACAAACACTAttttgggaggaggaggacTAAGTAA